The Dysgonomonadaceae bacterium PH5-43 genomic interval GCTGCAGGAATGTTAGGCTTGGAAATTTCTACAGAATCAAAACCTCCGAATAAAGAGTTAGATGCCGATGCTTTGTCGGTCTGATACTTATTACCGTAACGAATAATTGTATCTAAAAAGACTTCATTTTTATCAGTTTCAGCAAAAAACTGTTCACGTTTAATATCGTGGAAGTTATCAAAAGCACCAGCAAGACAAAGAGCCTCTAAGTTACGTTTATTACACACAGTTAGATTAACTCTCTCTACCACATCAAATATACTATTAAATGCCCCATTTTTATCTCTTTCTTTAATTATAGCTTCTACCGCTCCTTTACCTACATTTTTAATACCACCTAAACCGAAGCGAATATCGCCTTGTTTATTAGCCGTAAAGTTTAGTTCCGATTCGTTAATGTCGGGTCCCATAACTTTTATACCCATAGAACGACATTCGTCCATAAACTTAGTTATTTCACCTATGTCGTCTTTGTTGCGAGTTAAGTTGGCAGCCATAAACTCGGCAGGGTAGTGCGCTTTAAGGTATGCAGTTTGATAAGATACCCACGAGTAACAAGTAGCGTGCGACTTATTGAATGCGTATTTGGCAAACTCAGCCCAATCTCCCCAAATCTTTTCTAATTTTTCTATTGGCTTAAAGCCTTTTTCTGTTGCTCCTTTAATAAATTTCTCGTGAAGAGCCTCCATTTTATCAACAAGCTTCTTACCCATAGCTTTACGAAGTTCGTCGGACTGACCACGAGTAAACCCTGCCAAGTCGCGACTTAAAAGCATGACTTGCTCTTGATAAACCGTAATACCATAAGTGTCTTTTAAACGAGCCTCCATCTCTGGGAAGTCGTATTCAATAGGTTTACGTCCGTGTTTACGGTCGATAAAATCAGGGATATAAGCCATTGGTCCCGGACGATAAAGAGCATTCATTGCAATAAGATCTTCAAATTGCGTAGGTTGAAGTTCTTTAAGATATTTCTGCATTCCGGGAGATTCAAACTGGAATGTACCTATTGTTTGCCCTTTACTGTATAGTTCGTAAGTTTTTTTATCATCAATAGGAATAGTATCTATATTAATATCTTTACCTGTCGATTTTTTAATGTTTGATAATGCTTCTTTTATTATGGATAGAGTTTTTAACCCTAAGAAGTCCATCTTAATCAAACCAACCGACTCGATAACCGAACCTTCGTATTGGGTTACTAACAAATCTTCATCGGCATTCTTATCCTTGGCGGTTGCCAATGGAACGAAATTCGTTAAATCGTCTGCACCTATAATAACACCACAGGCGTGAACACCTGTTTGTCGTACAGTACCCTCAAGCATTTCCGCATACTTAAGCGTATCAGATAAATTTCTATCGTCAGAGTTTCTTGCGTCTTGTAGTTCCCTAACGTGCGTTATGCAATTTTTAATATTAATTTTAATATTATCTCCACTGGCTTTATCGGTAAGTTTATCGGGAATAAGTTTTGTTAATCTGTCGGTTTCAGATATAGGTAAACCTTGCACTCTTCCCACATCTTTAATCGATGATTTAGTTGCCATAGTACCATAAGTAACAATGTGAGCAACCTTTTCTTTTCCGTATTTTTCTTTAACCCAATGAAGAATTGTAGCCCTGCCGTCGTCGTCGAAGTCAATATCAATATCGGGCATCGAGATACGGTCGGGATTAAGGAAACGTTCAAACAGTAAGTCGTATTTTAGAGGGTCAATGTCTGTAATTCCTAAACAGTAAGCAACGGCCGAACCTGCAGCCGAACCACGTCCTGGTCCTACAGCAACACCCATATTGCGAGCTGCCTGAATAAAGTCTTGCACAATAAGGAAGTACCCAGGAAATCCCATTGTCTTCATCGTTTCGAGTTCGAACTCCAAACGTTCCATAACGTCATTGGGAATAGGGTTGCCATATCTACTTGTAGCTTTTGAAAGAGTAAGTTCTCTTAAGTAGTCGGCTTCTAATTTGATACGTATAACTTTGTTGTATCCTCCAAGTTTATCGAAACGCGATGCGTCTTCTCTGTTAAACTCTTCACGTAAAGCATCTTCCGAATATTTGTCTTTATATATTTCTTCCGAACCAAAATCTTCGGGGATAGGGAAGAAGGGCATAATGGCATCAGAATCTATACTGTAGTTTTCTACCTTGTCTAATATTTCTACAGTATTGCTTAACGTTTCAGGTACATCAGAAAATATTTCATTCATTTCTTCAATCGACTTAAACCACTCTTGTTTGGTGTAATGCATACGATTAGGGTCGTCTAAGTCTTTGCCTGTTCCTAAGCAAATTAGTCTGTCGTGAGCTTCGGCGTGTTCTTCTTCTACAAAGTGAACGTCGTTGGTACAAATAACCTTTGTGTTAGTTTTTTTAGCTAACTCGAAAATTGCATTATTAGCAATAACTTGTTTTTCGTAGGTGCTTTGGTCTCCTCCTGGTTTGTCTGTTTTCAGTCTTTGAATTTCCAAATAAAAGTCGTCTCCAAATATCTCTTTGAACCAGTAGATTGCATCTTCAGCGCCTTTCATATCTCCCGATTCAATTTTCTTTGGGATTTCGCCACCCAAGCAAGCCGAAGAAACTATAAGTCCTTCGCTATATTGTTTCAAACAATCTTTATCGATACGTGGACGGTAGTAAAAACCATCTATCCACGATGTAGAAACCAGCTTACACAAATTTTGATAGCCTTTCTTGTTCTTAGCCAATAAAACCAAGTGCCAACCGCTACCATCTTCTTTTGTCGATTTATCGAAACGAGTACGACGAGCGCAATAAGCCTCAACTCCCAATACTGCTTTTATTTTTTGCTCTTCAGGAAGTTTGCTATTTACTTTCTTCGTGTAGTCGTAAAATTCTTTAGCCCCATACATATTTCCGTGGTCGGTAATGGCTAAGCCCTTCATACCGCATTTAACGGCTTTGTCCACCAATCCTTTAACAGACGACATTCCGTCTAATTGCGAAAAGTATGAGTGCACGTGTAAGTGAGCAAAAGGGACTAAATTTGAATTATTATTGTCTGGCATCTTGTATTTGTTTAGCGAGATAAAGGTACAACAAAAACAAGCCTTGTTCAAGGGAATGAGAGAAAAGTTATCAACATTTTAAAGCTAAAAACTAAAAACTAAAAGAGAAAAGTTATGCGAAGTGAAGTGGCAATGTGCCTAAACAACCGTAGGTAACGCTTCGCTCGCCGTACGGCTATGGAATTTTTACCCTTTGGGTATCTTAACTTTTATCTTTTAGTTTTTAGTTTTTATCTTGTGCGAAGCACACTGAAATGCAAAGCTTCACTTAGGGGCTTCTCTCTACTAAGAGACCCCTTGCCTTTCTACTAAGAGAGTAGAGGTCTCTCTACTAAGAACGACGGGGTGCTTTAAGGATAAAGACGAGACCGTTCTACTAAGAGCTACATCGGGTATCTACTAAGAAGCAGCTCGCCTATCTACTAACAAAGGCGAGGGGTATCTAATAAGAGCAACGAGGGGTATGTAGTAACAAGCAACTCGTCCATCTACTAATAGCGATGAGGGTGTTCTACTACGAGCGGCGGAGTGCTTCGAGAGAGTTATATAGCCGTTCATTTATCCAGTCGCTAACTTTCACGCTCTTCTCCGAGAGTTAAGAAATTACAGATGGTTGCCTATTGGGGTAGTTTGCTTACTATATTGTTTTCTCTCTCGAATTACGCAAAGGGTCGATAGTGTCAAAATAATAAAGAAAATAGAAATCTTGTAAAAATAAGTAAGTAGAAAAAATGTCGAGAATTTGGGTGAAATAGAAAACTAAAAGAGAAAATTTGGTGCGAAGCGACGCTGCTTTGTTTCGTTGGGGCTACCCAAAAGCAAAAATCCTTGCGGCTATATACTGAAATTTAGTTAGCTACAAGGATTTTAATGAGGTTCCTGGCGGATTCGAACCGCCGTAGACGGTTTTGCAGACCGGTGCCTAGCCACTCGGCCAAGGAACCTTTTTGTTTTGCGAGTGCAAAGTAACTGCTTTTATTTGTGAAAGCCAAATAAAATTGAAACTTTTTGCTGTTTTATGCTGTATTTTGAAGTAAAGGTAAAATCTTAATTATATATTTACTATCTTTGCAGCCTGAATTTCTATAGAAGATAATGTGATGCAAATTGTAAAAACTAAAATTGAAGGATTGGTTATTGTTGAACCAAAAATCATTAACGACCCTCGTGGATATTTCTTTGAGGTATACAGAAAAGAATTCTTCAAAGATAATATAGGAGATGTAGACTTTATACAAGATAATGAGTCTCTTTCAACTAAAAATGTTTTACGAGGTTTACATTATCAAGAAGGAGATATGGCTCAAGCTAAACTGGTTCGTGTAATAAAAGGACGAGTTCTTGATGTGGCTGTTGATTTAAGACCAGATTCAGATACTTATGGGCAATATGAAATTGTAGAATTATCGGGCGACAATAAACGTCAGTTTTTTATACCTCGTGGTTTTGCTCATGGTTTTTGTGTGTTGAGCGATGAAGCTCTCCTTTTATACAAAGTAGATAATGTTTACGCTCCTTCGGCTGAGCGTACTATCGATTGCTTCGATAAAGATATTAATATTGCTTGGCCTATAAGCAAAGAAGAGGCTATATTGTCGGATAAAGATAAATCGGGAATCCCTTTTAAAAATCTATAATTATGAAAGGAATTATATTAGCGGGAGGAAGTGCTACAAGGTTATATCCTCTGTCGAAATCAATATCTAAACAAATTATGCCTGTTTATGATAAGCCAATGATTTACTATCCATTGTCAACGTTGATGTTGGCTGGTGTGCGAGAAGTGCTTGTTATTTCTACACCTCGAGATTTACCTATGTTTCAGCAGTTGTTGGGTGATGGTAATGATTTAGGTATGAAATTCGAATACATTATCCAAGAAGTTCCTAATGGTTTGGCTCAGGCGTTTGTGCTGGGTGAAAAATTTATAGGAGATGATTCGGTTTGTCTTATCTTAGGTGATAATATATTTTATGGACAAGGATTTAGTAGTATGCTTAGAAGTGCTCAGTCGCACAAAGATGCGGCTTGTGTATTCGGATATTATGTTAAAGATCCTCGTGCTTATGGAGTGGTTGAGT includes:
- a CDS encoding DNA polymerase-3 subunit alpha (product_source=KO:K02337; cath_funfam=3.20.20.140; cog=COG0587; ko=KO:K02337; pfam=PF02811,PF07733,PF14579,PF17657; smart=SM00481; superfamily=89550; tigrfam=TIGR00594) → MPDNNNSNLVPFAHLHVHSYFSQLDGMSSVKGLVDKAVKCGMKGLAITDHGNMYGAKEFYDYTKKVNSKLPEEQKIKAVLGVEAYCARRTRFDKSTKEDGSGWHLVLLAKNKKGYQNLCKLVSTSWIDGFYYRPRIDKDCLKQYSEGLIVSSACLGGEIPKKIESGDMKGAEDAIYWFKEIFGDDFYLEIQRLKTDKPGGDQSTYEKQVIANNAIFELAKKTNTKVICTNDVHFVEEEHAEAHDRLICLGTGKDLDDPNRMHYTKQEWFKSIEEMNEIFSDVPETLSNTVEILDKVENYSIDSDAIMPFFPIPEDFGSEEIYKDKYSEDALREEFNREDASRFDKLGGYNKVIRIKLEADYLRELTLSKATSRYGNPIPNDVMERLEFELETMKTMGFPGYFLIVQDFIQAARNMGVAVGPGRGSAAGSAVAYCLGITDIDPLKYDLLFERFLNPDRISMPDIDIDFDDDGRATILHWVKEKYGKEKVAHIVTYGTMATKSSIKDVGRVQGLPISETDRLTKLIPDKLTDKASGDNIKINIKNCITHVRELQDARNSDDRNLSDTLKYAEMLEGTVRQTGVHACGVIIGADDLTNFVPLATAKDKNADEDLLVTQYEGSVIESVGLIKMDFLGLKTLSIIKEALSNIKKSTGKDINIDTIPIDDKKTYELYSKGQTIGTFQFESPGMQKYLKELQPTQFEDLIAMNALYRPGPMAYIPDFIDRKHGRKPIEYDFPEMEARLKDTYGITVYQEQVMLLSRDLAGFTRGQSDELRKAMGKKLVDKMEALHEKFIKGATEKGFKPIEKLEKIWGDWAEFAKYAFNKSHATCYSWVSYQTAYLKAHYPAEFMAANLTRNKDDIGEITKFMDECRSMGIKVMGPDINESELNFTANKQGDIRFGLGGIKNVGKGAVEAIIKERDKNGAFNSIFDVVERVNLTVCNKRNLEALCLAGAFDNFHDIKREQFFAETDKNEVFLDTIIRYGNKYQTDKASASNSLFGGFDSVEISKPNIPAAESWSNIERLNKEKNLVGIYLSSHPLDDHYITLNYICNLKLADYETAKATRHNQPLTFGGIVTNVREGFTKKGHPYSILKIEDFSGSAEIPLFGKDYIEYGKYSRPNVYVYVNAAFGPSQYDKEKINLQINSIQLLDEIKDNLLKKVTISLPLYQVDEVLITELLANFSDYSGNCALYFKIEDIEKNIELDLVVENKKFAINKSTVQYLEDKNINFKIN
- a CDS encoding dTDP-4-dehydrorhamnose 3,5-epimerase (product_source=KO:K01790; cath_funfam=2.60.120.10; cog=COG1898; ko=KO:K01790; pfam=PF00908; superfamily=51182; tigrfam=TIGR01221) yields the protein MQIVKTKIEGLVIVEPKIINDPRGYFFEVYRKEFFKDNIGDVDFIQDNESLSTKNVLRGLHYQEGDMAQAKLVRVIKGRVLDVAVDLRPDSDTYGQYEIVELSGDNKRQFFIPRGFAHGFCVLSDEALLLYKVDNVYAPSAERTIDCFDKDINIAWPISKEEAILSDKDKSGIPFKNL
- a CDS encoding glucose-1-phosphate thymidylyltransferase (product_source=KO:K00973; cath_funfam=3.90.550.10; cog=COG1209; ko=KO:K00973; pfam=PF00483; superfamily=53448; tigrfam=TIGR01207) produces the protein MKGIILAGGSATRLYPLSKSISKQIMPVYDKPMIYYPLSTLMLAGVREVLVISTPRDLPMFQQLLGDGNDLGMKFEYIIQEVPNGLAQAFVLGEKFIGDDSVCLILGDNIFYGQGFSSMLRSAQSHKDAACVFGYYVKDPRAYGVVEFDDAGKVLSIEEKPSTPKSNYAVPGLYFYDNSVVARAKALKPSARGEYEITDLNRTYLEEGKLNVTLFGRGFAWLDTGNCDSLLEASNFVETIQKRQGFYVSCIEEIAWRKGWITTEQMYALGEKINKTEYGQYLLSLKD